The genomic DNA AGTTAAAATCGTAAGCGAAAGGACTGAATTGGGAAGACTTAACAGTTTTTCACGGAGGTCGGGCGAGTCCTTAGGGGTACCAAGGGTGTTGACGAGTCGTTGGAAGGTGGAGAGAGCGGTATTGATCTGGAAAATACCAGAAGCCACAGCTTGCGTGGCGTCTTGCTTGCCATTGATGAGGTTTTGCTGCCTCGAAGGAAATGACCGTCCAGCTTCCAGATCCTGAAAGCTCATGATTGCTCCTCCTCTGTGTGTCTTCTTGTTACGAACACACCATTTTCTCGAGAAGAGGGATGGGAAAAAAGCAAAGAAACAAGCTAAAACTCTGTTCTGTTGCACCGTTTAAAATTAACTGTTGAGAAGTAGGTGAAGAATCAGGGCGAGAATTGAGAGGGAAGGAAATTATTTGACGTTTtcgaaaaaacaaataaaataaaaaaatatatatttaataagggAAATATTATCGTTCGTTATCCATTTATTTGTTTTGGTgatgttttatttatttgattaatcaTATAACAAGTAATAGAGTTTGGTTGAAATGCAAATATTTTAAGTAATGGGATgacttaattttattttgtacTTTGAGCCTTAATCTATGTTTTTTCCTTGGGATAAAGTAACGTTAACGGTATGCTTTATTACTTTGAAAGAAAAGCTGAGGGAGAAGATTAGAATAGAATTCTCTACCAATATATCTCaaggtaaattattaaaataattatttttgtttaccttatattacattttagttacttatatttgaaatattaagttttagtcacttacattatcgtgttgtaatattttaattACTAAGAAGTTAACGATGTAATGGTAGTGATGTAACACgttaaatcataatttcaaataaaaattttagattaatttatacaatcagtttccatattttttcgttttaagcaatttaatgtagttttttttatgttttcatttgttaaaactagtccctatacttttatttttttaaacaatttaattttttcgagtGAGGCGAACTtgtggactagttttaacaaatagaaaatataaaaaaactaagttaaaaaaaatgaagaaggaGGAAGCAGAAGAGAATGAGAATAGAAAAAGGAacgttaaaagaatataaaagaaaaaattaagttgctcaaaataaaaaaaatataagaatcaattataaaatttaacctaaaattttcgtttaaaataataattcaacatGTTACCTTTACACCATTAACAGCTCAATAACTAAAATgttaaaacataacattttaaacataaataactaaaatataatctgagaccaacaaaaattactattttaataatttaccctaaattttattGAAGTATATACTGGAGATACTAAAGATATAAAGTTGAATCTCCCATGATGATTTGATGGTCAAGAGTATTCACCGTCTCAAGTATAACTTGGATTCCCAGGTGTAGCCTAAATTCGAGTCAAGCTGGACACGTTTGttgccaatatatatatacaaagttATCCTCAACTGAActtttgaattaaataaaaagaaataaatgaatAACCTAAAAGACCGGTCAACCCACCAATTTCTTTTTATTGTTTCATAAGAGAACATCATTCAAACTTCAATTTCCGATTTCACTAATTCCATATTGTCCAATTGTAAAAAAATTCAGTGCTCCAAATGAAAATAGCTCTAAAAGAGTACTGCTGAAATCCTATATGGTTACCAGATACCATAGAGTCTCAGACCCCAGAAAGAGAATAAAAATCTCTGGCTAAGGAAACCATAGCCCCGCGCAAAGAATGTAAAGAATCAAATCAACATTGAAGCCAGAAATGCAATTGGCTATGGCTCCAAGCTATTGTAATGGTTCTGCCTAACATTAATAAACAACATATAATATTAAACCCAACTTACATATAGGATTCCACTAGATACCATTATCAACAGACCAAGTATTTCTAGTTTTACACCTCGCAATCAGGAAATGAAATTGTTCAATTTCTCCTTCAAATGCATACTTTTAGAAGTCTCCCACAAGTATTATTTTTATCCTACACTTGACATGTAAGAATTATCAACAGCAAAAATTTCCTTGGCTCTCAGTGGAAAGGACGACAACAACAATGTATATGGTACATCCCCTTCATAGATACTGTATGGCTACTGCTCCAGAAGAGGACTCCCCTGTCTAGCAAGCACAAAAAGACCACCATCTCCTCTAGATATCCGAAGATCTTCATCAAGATACGTAATCAGAAGCCAGGAACTTGATCGGTTACCAGGAATGGGAATCTTAAGAGGTGGCTGACCCGAAATGGTTCTTGAAATATTTGCGACTAAATCCTGCAGGGGGCCAAGAGATTGCTGCACAGGCGACAAACTAATTCTTTGACCAAAAACATCTATATCTGCAGGAAGATCAACACTTGGTTTTATTTCTGGAGGTTGCACTATCCCTTCCTTAAATTCAACCTGAATGTTTCAATACATTAAGATTTCCAAAATCAATAATACGACAACAACCATCATTCACAATAATTTCAATTAACAATTCGCTTGCTCATAGATCtcaacaccatatatatatatacagtgtCGAAAGATGCAATCTTTTGTTGGATAACATGCTTCTAGTTTTTTCGCAATGAAGCCAGTGTTAACTCAATACATATATAGCTTAAACAACAGCGATTGGGTTTAATTTAGGATTTACCTGTATTCTTGAAGGAGATCTAACTTCGAAGGTAGCTGATGCACTAAAGGAGAGATCAGCAAAAGGGCCAGACAATGTGGTGGAGTTCACAATAGACTGACTCGCTGTATCAATTGATTGGCTTATGCTTTTAACTTTCAGTAAGGGGGTTGCACCAGCTGCCAGTAGTGGCAACAGTTCTGAAAATGCCGTATACCTGAAAATCAATTAAGTATGAGATAAGAACATGTATTACTCAATAAACTAGCATTATTTTCAATCATGGGATTAGCAATACGGTTCCATTCAATGCTAAGCTTTAAAACATGTAATGGAGCTAATGTCAATGCTTACAAGGGCAGAAAATGCATAATTGCAGGCCCTAAATAAATGCATTGTTTCAACAGAATCAAACATTTTCCAACTCAATCAAGAGCAATTTTCATCAagcaataatatttaaataaagaaGGCACTCACAGCAAAATCCAGTTGCCATCAAGAAGCTGAGTGGCCTCAATCGGAGCTCGGGTCGGGTTAACAGCTTCCAACTGATTGACTAACTCCAAAATCTCAGCCCTTAACTCCTGCCCCGCTCGAAACCCCAACTCCGTCCCGTAAACCGAATCCACCAAACACCTCTTCAAATCCGCAACTCTATCATCAAAACCCTCCGCCACATCCGCAGTCGCTGGCTCAGCAGCTCCTTGGGCAGCGGCGGGGGTACCGTTACCTTTCTCAACATACTCTTCCTCCCACTCGTCCTCGTTCCTCGGAGGATCAGAATCGGGAAGCTTGGTAGGTTCGGGTTCCGACCCAAGCTCCGATCTTTCACCCCATTCATCGGTTATGTTAATCTGGGTGGGGGTTTCTGGGTCGGAATCGGATTCGGGCGTAGGGTCGGATCGTGAGCTGGAAAGGGAAATGAAAGAAGAGAAACTGAGGGGTTTGTGGGGTTTACTTGAAAAGGGGAAGGAGAGAGAAGTAGGCTTAGGGGATTGAGAGAAGAAAGACTTGACTTTGAGAGATTTGGATCGGAGGAGAGCAGAAGGTTGAGCGGTGAGGAGAAGCGCCATTTTCTTTTGGTTTCGATCTTTCAACTTCCTCTGCAACTCAGCTTCTCATTGATTAGTAGCTTCTTCTGTGGTTTTCAAACAAACATAACCAAAATTGCTCACAggaaaatcttagattttttcttttaattattaagcCACTAAGTAAAAATTACTAATTAGATTTTTGTTTCAGCTGTCACGGTTAATGCATGGGTGGGAATTATGCTCGTAAATTATTTGAGATTCTCtgaataaatttattttgatttaattatcaCGTCGAGTTTGAATAACTCATACTATCAATcaaccaaaatttaaatttaataatacttgattaaattttatcaagttttttgtattttatatatactattaaccttaaaacttaattatGAGCTCGAGTACAAAAATAGCAAATGAGCTTAATTAAACTCaaacttaaaataaatgtttaattAAGCTTGAGTCAGTATTGAGTTTCAAATTTTGAGTTAAGTTTCAACTTAGTAGTATACAAGCTTGTCTCAATTTGGATTACGCCATTACTTTTGAGTGTATTAAATTTTATACAGGATAAATTACATTAATAGTCATCAAATTATTAgtaaaaatttatcatttaattatgaaaaattataaaataatcaattaattatttaattttgtctGTTTTAATCATCAACTAACTAAcatatattttcataattaaataactaaaaataaatttattagtaaTTAGGTTACTACTAATAtaatttatcttttatttaagatatctttgataaatttaaaaatattataacatataatataattattttatttaataatagtgaattttaaaatgatcaaatgtaaatattttcaattaaatagtAATATTTATAATCTTGACGCCACTATATCTATATTGCATTTGTTTTCCATctgtgaaaaaaaattgaaacggactaaataataataataataataatagtttttgggttttatttattgATTTAATATTCTAAATTGAAAGAAGTGGTGTTGGGTGAATAAACCATGGAAAATGATGTTTTTGGCTGGCAATCTCGCCAATGTCAATAATACTAATGCCGAGTTGTTTGCTGAGTGAGTCCAAAAACAGTGAAGATGCCATTCCACTTCTCCCTGTttaaatgaaataatttttttatatttatttataattagtataaaaataatgataataataaaattaaatattataatatacctgagataaaaaattaaatacatcACACTAAAAATAAACATCTATTCAAAGAGACCTAAATAAACTCAGGAACACTCTTTTGTTTTGGTGTTAAATCTTAAAAGAAATTGCCAACCAATTGTTGCACTTTAAAGTAGGGGTTGGTTTTTATGACTTTTCATTAGGCCATGAAATGGTTACTCACAAGCTTTGCACCTATAGATTGATATTTGGTCCAATGGACCAAGAAAATCCTTCGAGTACCTCAACATTGTTGGGTTGGTAAGTGCCATGGATTTAGTTAAAGTATTAAGAGctactttattttttttcaaaaaataatttttagaaaataaggaaaaataattttaaaaatatgattcaaATGCTTAGCATTGTGGTACGAAGATAACCtgaaaaattaaaatgttaattttaaaacTTAAGGTTTAAAGAAAAAATGGTTAAAAGGATTTCAAATAAAATTGTCTAACCGTTAGAGAAaggtttaatatatatttttattttggtatttaaaatttttagttaaatttaatatttaaattaagtttttttcTCACAGTAATACATCGATTTTTTAACTATTAATTAACTATGATCAATGATGACATGATCCAATCACCAAATAACATATGATAAAAATGCTAAATGAACAATACCACATCATTTAtgtcaaataattttaaaaataaaaatagaaaatatatttCGTGATTAAGCCTAAATATACAATAGTGTCTTTTGATCTATTTCTTGTGTGGCTGTCAAGAATAACAGGCTACAATAATAGGAATATGCATCGCTTCAGTCAACAATTAAAGATGAcatcatttattaaaaattatacagATTAACCTCTTATAGAAATGATAAAAAGTTTCATTTAATTTGCCTAAGAAGTTGTGTTTATGAGTTcatattaaaaagaaaattggTGTATGTGTTGATTATATATATTCAAGACGTGACAAGCTTcggcaaaaaaagaaaaaagaaaaaaaaagaaattctcGAAAAAGCGCAGCGTGCGCAAAAGACTTTTTTTAAGCATAGCTGGGTTCACTCACGGTCGGTTCTAGAAAGAAGGAAGCGTCGGTTGACACGTACGGAAGGTCACAATCGCACGTGCAAAAGCTTCTCGATCTCATTGGCTGGCTCAGCTCACCCTTTTGTTTCTAAGCATCTAGTTCTTTTCTCGCTCGCTCGCCCGCTCGCCCGCTCGCCCTTTTTCCACTACTAAAAACTCTCTCCACTCTACGATCACACATTCCCTttcagaaaacaaaaaaaataaaaaataaaaaataaaaataaaaaccaatcTGGCACTCATTACTCATACAACAAACAAAGTAGCACTGAATCATTTTTGTTTcctccacttttttttttttgtttgttttctttctttacagCTCATTGCCTGCTGCAGATCGAATCAATCTCAAAGGTGTTTCTtcaatttctcctctctttttttttttttcttcttgtttcTGAATTTAGCTTTGTTTATGCTGAAGTTCAATATAATGTTTACTATTTGCTGTTCCACGCTCGAATCTTTACTTCGTTTTAGCTCAATTTCTCTTCAGCGTACTTAAGATATAATTAGCTTAAGTTGAGCGGCAGATTCTAGGAATCTCAATTTCGTTTTTTATGGTGCGAAATTTATGTCACTTTATCGATTATTTTGTTTTTTCAATTCAGCTTTTATCAAATTTTAGAGGCTGTTAGTTTAGTTTCAACTTCAGAGGAAACGGCTGTAGCTATGTAGAAGTATAGGTTGGAGAAGATGATTTTTAGATTAACCACTTTCTATTGTATTTCTACTTAGTATGTGCAACTTTAAATGGAGATTTGAAAATATTTCGCGTAGACCAAATTACCAAACTGCTAAGCTCTTCTGATATTAGGTAACGGATGCAATACAATAAAATCCTTTGATGATCAGAATTTTGTTTATAAGATGGGTTCAATTTTCTTTAAACTGGCTCTGAAGTCTAGTACTGCTAGTTGTTCTAAATGTCTGCTACCATCTGCTGTTTGTTTATGAATTgtatttttgaataaaattactTTATTGTACTGACTAGTTCATTCATGAAGATTCGTGACACACAATGTATGGCACAAGAGCAAGCAGCTCTTTCAGACTAGCTTGTTCATCATATCGAAAACATGCAAGGGTTTTCTAGATAAAttacccccccccaaaaaaaaaaaattcatgattCAGCTATTTTTTTATGTGTATTAATGTGTAAGGCTTTGGCACTCTGGGTTGTCCTTTGCTTCTGTATGAGAGGGTGCTTCAAGTTCCTCTGTTCTTTAAACAGAAAAAAATGTTAATGATAGTATTTTTTTCCCCCCTTTTAGGGGGATTCTTGGTTAGTTTTTATTAATGCATTTTTGCAAAAACTTAAAGGGTTTTGAAGCAATTTGTGTTCGATTCAAGAAGATTGATCTACATTTTTATTTCAGATTTTGTGTTGTTTCTAATTCTTATCTTGCTTCTCTTTTTCTTGCCAGgcataaattttctttcttttgtggCTGCCAAATGGCAGCATAGATCAGATAATCATATGTTACAACAAGGACCAATTTTCGAGCTTGGTTTGTCAGATGATTTTTAGCATCTATATTATGCTTGTTCAGTGCCATTATGGGCATATGTCTGATGAAGTGTCAATGGCCATGGCTGCTTCACGCActattcttttttttcttaataAACAAAGGCAGAGCTATCAGTCCTGATGGTAGGTGATATATGTGTGTTAAATAACTATAGTTATTTTATCTTCTTTTTCTCTCACCATTTTAAAAAGATCTGTAATGCTTTCCTTCTGTATCACATTTGGTCGGAATATATCGGTTAATTTTCTCACTTAGGAAATTTTACATATTGACAATTTCCCCCTTTTAGAATTATGGTGATCATGTTTACTTTTAGTTTTCATCATGCTTTGCTTTCCTTTTTTGACTTTGTCATTTAGATTGTAGTTTTGATGATAAcagatttttttgggttttagaATCTTTATCTAGCCAGTTATTAAGAGCCTTTCTGgttataaaatgtgaaagtgctttTCTTGATATGCAGGAGAGGCACTTCTAAGCTTTCGGGTAGCGATCATTAGTTCAGATGGTGTATTTTCTCACTGGAGGCCAGAGGATCCTGATCCATGCAAATGGAAAGGGGTGACATGTGATAGTAAAACCAAGAGAGTGACAATTTTGTGAGTTTCGAAGATCATTTCCAAATGTCTTCCGTTTGACAATTTTGTCTATGTGGCAGTGCCATTTAACATATTCTTTTTTTCCCTATTTTTTCTCTTCAGGAGCCTTACGAATCATAAACTGAGTGGTCCTATATCACCTGAACTTGGGAAGCTGGAACACTTGAGACAGTTGTATGTATTATTGGACTTACTTGTTTTTCTTCATCTTTGATGCATGATCTGGGGATTGTATCCAAATATTATTTGTTGCAGCTGATATTTTCTGTAATTGTTTTGTGAAACAGAATTCTTTGTAACAATAACTTTTATGGGGTAATTCCTTCAGAGCTTGGTAATTGCACAGAGCTGCAAGGAATGTAAGTATTACTGCCCACGTCTGGATTCAGCAATCTTATGCTTCTTCATGCTTGAAAAGTCTTGTTAGCTGTTCTACAGTTTTTTCTTGCAAATGGTTGAATTAAAATCTTTCATTCCCTTTGAGATTCACCATTTGGCTGTGGTGTTGATGCAAGCAAAACAGCACTTAGACCCTCAAAAATACCTTTTCTTTTGTTTGATTATGAATTATAAATGGATGTTCTTTTGGTCCTATTGTTCTTATGTGTtggatattttataattttcaaccCGTATGCTATCCTTTTAGTATGTTTGTGTGAAGGCCTAGGGGGGAAGTGAACCTTGGACCTTCACGCTTTATTGGGTGGTATCACGACTTGGCCTATCTCCAGGCCAAGTGATATGTTTTTTGGGAAGCAGGTTTGGCTAGGTGAATAATCTCCTTCGTTGGACCTTGTCCTGATATTTTATCCAACTTGGACGTTCTCAAATCTAATCGTTTTTTCATATAAAGAGGAGAAGTAAAAACCAAGAATTCACCTTTCCTGTTACTTTCTATTTGTATTGCCTAAATATTATCCGAATGTATTTGGTATTTGAggttttatgtttattttctgaAAGATTGAAATTGTGGTGTTCAACTAGTTTGTTGTAAATATGAAGTACCTATTATGGCTTTCAAGTTTCAGGGTTATTTAGATATTGTATTgaagaatttgttttgaaattgcctgcatttattattttattaaactgTAATCTGTTGTCTTCTACAGGTACTTGCAAGGCAATTACTTAAGTGGAATAATCCCTAATGAACTGGAGAACTTATCTTCACTTCAGAATCTGTAAGTTGTTTCTTTTGCTAATAAATGTGGGCTAGAGTTGGTAAAGAGCTGAGTGTTGATATTGCTTAATGATGCttacattttctttaaaaaaattgcaGGGATATCTCGAGCAACTCTATCAGCGGATCTATCCCTCCATCAATTGGGATGCTGGATAAGCTCATTACATTGTTAGTTCCCTTGCTTCATATTTGTTAGCTTCTACAACTGAGTTTACTTAAAGATATATTGAACATGAACTGATCTTTGGTGATCATATTGAATTTCCTGAAGCAATGTGTCCAACAATTTTTTGGTTGGCCCTATACCATCACAAGGTGTTTTCAGCAGCTATACTGCAAGCTCGTAAGTATAGTTTGTTTGGCTTGTGTTCAATAATTTTTTTGCTATTTATATGCTATGTCATGCAGGAGGGTTCCAGGAAGTGGTATCATTATATGTGATACCTTTACTGTGCAATTTTAGAATCTTCATCTTCTGGAAAGTCAAAGAAGATTGTTGTACGATTATTAGGCTAAATAGTTTAACATGTCCTTTTGGCAGTTTTGTTGGGAATCGTGGTTTATGTGGAAAGCAAATCAATGTAGCATGCAAAGATGACAATGGAGCTATGACAAATTCCAGGTCTCCAAGTTCAGGTGAGCTGCTTACATTTGGGAATGGTGCTTATTTCAGTGTTAAAATATGGATATGAAGAATTTAAATTGGGTCTGTCAAATCTGAACTCCTCAAAAGTTTCTTGCCTTTATTCTTGAATCTATTGTTTTCTTCTTGGAGGTCATTCTGGTTAATATTTCAATCTTCTTCTTGTAGCTCAAAATCAAGGTGGTAAAAAGAAATACTCCGGAAGACTTCTCATTAGTGCATCAGCCACTGTAGGTGCACTACTTTTGGTGGCACTTATGTGTTTCTGGGGATGCTTCCTATATAAGAAGTTTGGTAAAAATGAGGGCAGAACTCTGGCCATGGACGTCAGTGGAGGTGTTATTGCTAACTGTTCTTCAATTTTGGAAAATCGAGCTGTTTTCAGTTTTCATATTTACTTTCTAATATCTCAACATCTCTATTGACATGGTACTGCTGCTTCAGGGGCATCGATTGTTATGTTTCATGGAGACTTGCCATACTCTTCCAAAGACATCATTAAGAAATTAGAAACTTTGAATGAGGAACACATTTTAGGTACTGGGGGGTTTGGGACAGTGTACAAACTTTCTATGGATGATGGAAATGTGTTTGCTTTGAAACGAATTGTGAAGTTGAATGAAGGATTTGATCGATTTTTTGAAAGAGAGCTTGAAATTCTTGGAAGCATAAAACATCGATACCTTGTAAACTTGCGAGGATATTGTAATTCACCTGCATCAAAGCTGTTAATCTATGATTATCTAGCAGGTGGCAGCCTTGATGAAGCTCTTCATGGTGAGGCTCCTTAAACTATTTTTATTCAAAAGCAGTTCATTTCCTAGCATAGACTTGAACTGCATATTTTTCTTTAACTAAACCCAAGATTCTGAAAAGTGAAAGACGGCATTTTTCATGGATCTATAGACTAAGCTTGAATTTGAACATTTCTATTTCTTTGTTTTCACCCATTGGTTGGGAAGTCCTGGTTATTGTTTTCATGGATCAATTTC from Gossypium arboreum isolate Shixiya-1 chromosome 9, ASM2569848v2, whole genome shotgun sequence includes the following:
- the LOC108454038 gene encoding plastid lipid-associated protein 3, chloroplastic; this translates as MALLLTAQPSALLRSKSLKVKSFFSQSPKPTSLSFPFSSKPHKPLSFSSFISLSSSRSDPTPESDSDPETPTQINITDEWGERSELGSEPEPTKLPDSDPPRNEDEWEEEYVEKGNGTPAAAQGAAEPATADVAEGFDDRVADLKRCLVDSVYGTELGFRAGQELRAEILELVNQLEAVNPTRAPIEATQLLDGNWILLYTAFSELLPLLAAGATPLLKVKSISQSIDTASQSIVNSTTLSGPFADLSFSASATFEVRSPSRIQVEFKEGIVQPPEIKPSVDLPADIDVFGQRISLSPVQQSLGPLQDLVANISRTISGQPPLKIPIPGNRSSSWLLITYLDEDLRISRGDGGLFVLARQGSPLLEQ
- the LOC108457019 gene encoding LRR receptor-like serine/threonine-protein kinase FEI 2, whose protein sequence is MGICLMKCQWPWLLHALFFFFLINKGRAISPDGEALLSFRVAIISSDGVFSHWRPEDPDPCKWKGVTCDSKTKRVTILSLTNHKLSGPISPELGKLEHLRQLILCNNNFYGVIPSELGNCTELQGMYLQGNYLSGIIPNELENLSSLQNLDISSNSISGSIPPSIGMLDKLITFNVSNNFLVGPIPSQGVFSSYTASSFVGNRGLCGKQINVACKDDNGAMTNSRSPSSAQNQGGKKKYSGRLLISASATVGALLLVALMCFWGCFLYKKFGKNEGRTLAMDVSGGASIVMFHGDLPYSSKDIIKKLETLNEEHILGTGGFGTVYKLSMDDGNVFALKRIVKLNEGFDRFFERELEILGSIKHRYLVNLRGYCNSPASKLLIYDYLAGGSLDEALHERSEQLDWETRLNVIMGAAKGMAYLHHDCSPRIIHRDIKSSNILLDSNLEARVSDFGLAKLLEDEETHITTIVAGTFGYLAPEYMVSGRATDKTDVYSFGVLVLEVLSGKRPTDASFIEKGLNIVGWLNFLITENRQREIVDSNCVGMQAESLDALLSVAIQCVCSNPEDRPSMHRVVQLLESEVMTPYPSDFYDSNSD